A window from Vulpes vulpes isolate BD-2025 chromosome 9, VulVul3, whole genome shotgun sequence encodes these proteins:
- the LOC140593809 gene encoding protein-L-isoaspartate O-methyltransferase domain-containing protein 1-like, whose amino-acid sequence MKILLKVGGILVMPIEDQLTQIMRTGQNTWESKNILAVSFAPLVQPSKNDNGKPDSVGLPPCAVRNLQDLARIYIRRTLRNFINDEMQAKGIPQRAPPKRKRKRVKQRINTYVFVGNQLIPQPLDSQEDEKMEEDKEEEEKDHSEAMKPEEPPQNLLREKIMKLPLPESLKAYLTYFREK is encoded by the coding sequence ATGAAAATTTTACTGAAAGTTGGAGGCATTCTAGTCATGCCTATAGAAGATCAGTTAACACAAATTATGCGAACTGGACAAAACACTTGGGAAAGTAAAAACATCCTTGCTGTTTCATTTGCTCCACTTGTACAACCAAGTAAGAATGATAATGGCAAACCAGATTCTGTAGGACTCCCCCCCTGTGCTGTCCGGAATCTACAGGACTTGGCTCGTATTTATATTCGACGTACACTTAGAAATTTCATAAATGATGAGATGCAGGCCAAGGGGATTCCTCAGAGGGCTccacccaaaagaaaaagaaagagggtgaAACAAAGAATTAATACTTACGTATTTGTGGGTAATCAGCTTATTCCTCAGCCTCTAGACAGTCAGGAGgatgaaaaaatggaagaagataaagaagaggaagagaaagatcaCAGTGAAGCCATGAAGCCCGAGGAGCCACCTCAGAATTTACTGAGAGAAAAAATCATGAAACTTCCCCTCCCTGAATCTTTAAAGGCTTACTTgacatattttagagaaaaataa